The following proteins come from a genomic window of Microbacterium sp. JZ31:
- a CDS encoding DMT family transporter, which yields MSWIVLILSGVLEAVWATALGKSEGFSKPVPSIVFGVGIVASMIGLAWAMRDIPTATAYAVWVGVGAALTVVYAMITGDESVSWAKILLIVGLVGCIVGLKLVGDAEH from the coding sequence ATGTCGTGGATCGTCCTCATCCTGTCCGGCGTGCTGGAGGCCGTCTGGGCCACCGCGCTCGGCAAGTCGGAAGGCTTCAGCAAGCCCGTGCCGTCGATCGTCTTCGGAGTCGGCATCGTCGCCAGCATGATCGGCCTCGCGTGGGCCATGCGCGACATCCCCACCGCGACGGCCTACGCCGTCTGGGTCGGCGTCGGCGCGGCCCTCACGGTCGTCTACGCGATGATCACCGGCGACGAGTCCGTGTCGTGGGCGAAGATCCTGCTCATCGTGGGCCTCGTCGGCTGCATCGTGGGTCTGAAGCTGGTCGGCGACGCCGAGCACTGA
- the murI gene encoding glutamate racemase, whose translation MNDAPIGIFDSGVGGLTVARAIGDQLPRESLLYIGDTAHSPYGPKPIADVRRYSLEVLDTLVDQGVKMLVIACNTASAAMLRDARERYSVPVVEVIGPAVRTAMSTTRNGRIGVIGTVGTIGSGAYQDMLEVNPGIRVSTAACPRFVEFVENGDTDSPEVLAAAEEYLAPLRHAGVDTLVLGCTHYPFLKGAISYVMGPDVSLVSSDSETAKDVYRQLVSRDLLAGPDATPRHEYEATGAQTADFIALANRLLGREVRDVRLVRTGAIDLTALDARS comes from the coding sequence ATGAACGACGCGCCGATCGGGATCTTCGACTCCGGAGTCGGCGGCCTCACCGTGGCACGCGCGATCGGCGACCAGCTGCCGCGCGAGTCGCTGCTCTACATCGGCGACACGGCGCACTCGCCCTACGGCCCCAAACCCATCGCCGACGTGCGGCGCTACTCGCTCGAGGTGCTCGACACGCTCGTCGACCAGGGCGTGAAGATGCTCGTGATCGCGTGCAACACGGCCTCGGCCGCGATGCTGCGCGACGCGCGCGAGCGCTACTCGGTGCCGGTCGTCGAGGTGATCGGGCCCGCGGTGCGCACCGCCATGTCGACGACGAGGAACGGCCGGATCGGCGTGATCGGCACGGTCGGGACGATCGGCTCGGGCGCCTATCAGGACATGCTCGAGGTCAATCCCGGCATCCGGGTCTCCACGGCCGCGTGCCCGCGCTTCGTGGAGTTCGTCGAGAACGGCGACACCGACTCGCCCGAGGTCCTCGCCGCGGCGGAGGAGTACCTCGCCCCGCTGCGTCACGCCGGCGTCGACACGCTCGTGCTGGGCTGCACGCACTACCCGTTCCTCAAGGGCGCGATCAGCTACGTCATGGGCCCGGATGTCTCGCTGGTCTCGAGCGACTCCGAGACCGCCAAGGACGTCTACCGCCAGCTCGTGAGCCGCGACCTGCTCGCCGGCCCCGATGCGACGCCGCGTCACGAGTACGAGGCGACCGGCGCGCAGACCGCCGACTTCATCGCGCTCGCGAACCGCCTGCTCGGCCGCGAGGTGCGCGACGTGCGCCTCGTCCGCACGGGCGCCATCGACCTGACCGCGCTCGACGCGCGATCCTGA
- a CDS encoding AAA family ATPase — translation MREARHGLVMGKFYPFHSGHQALIRAALRECDAVTVQVLGATVETIPLDVRADWIRQEHPTARVVSAMDDAPVDFDSPSAWDAHMVVIEQLLDAPVDVVYTSDPYGEELARRLGARWRRVDAGRADVPVSGTAIRADVAGHWHELPAPVRAWFVQRIVLVGAESTGTTTLASALADALGTDWVPEYGRTHSAIRDGGLETPWRSDEFDLILDRQIALEADAARRIPSPVLVCDTDALATVLWHERYVGPAPERMWRRARAHAPRAYILTGDEIPFVQDGMRDGEHIRHDMQDRFRAVLRDQPVPWIEVRGTVEERVAQAATFTRERMADALAIGPSLEELGHRVAQERKSRT, via the coding sequence ATGCGTGAGGCGCGGCACGGCCTGGTGATGGGCAAGTTCTATCCGTTCCACTCCGGCCATCAGGCACTGATCCGCGCGGCGCTGCGCGAGTGCGACGCGGTCACGGTGCAGGTGCTGGGCGCGACGGTGGAGACGATCCCGCTCGACGTGCGGGCGGATTGGATCCGGCAGGAGCATCCGACCGCGCGCGTCGTGTCCGCGATGGACGACGCGCCCGTCGACTTCGACTCGCCGTCCGCCTGGGACGCGCACATGGTGGTCATCGAGCAGCTGCTGGACGCGCCCGTCGACGTGGTCTACACCTCCGACCCGTACGGCGAGGAGCTCGCCCGCCGCCTGGGTGCGCGCTGGCGCCGGGTAGACGCCGGGCGAGCGGACGTCCCCGTCTCCGGCACCGCGATCCGCGCCGACGTGGCCGGTCACTGGCACGAACTGCCCGCGCCGGTGCGGGCGTGGTTCGTGCAGCGCATCGTGCTCGTGGGGGCCGAGTCGACGGGCACGACGACGCTGGCCTCGGCGCTGGCGGACGCCCTCGGCACGGACTGGGTGCCCGAGTACGGCCGCACCCACTCCGCCATCCGGGACGGCGGGCTCGAGACGCCCTGGCGGTCGGACGAGTTCGACCTGATCCTGGATCGCCAGATCGCGCTCGAGGCGGACGCCGCGCGGCGGATCCCCTCCCCCGTCCTCGTGTGCGACACCGACGCGCTCGCGACCGTGCTGTGGCACGAGCGGTACGTCGGCCCCGCCCCCGAGCGGATGTGGCGGCGGGCACGGGCCCACGCGCCGCGCGCGTACATCCTCACGGGCGACGAGATCCCGTTCGTGCAGGACGGCATGCGCGACGGCGAGCACATCCGCCACGACATGCAGGATCGCTTCCGCGCGGTGCTGCGCGATCAGCCCGTGCCGTGGATCGAGGTGCGCGGCACGGTGGAGGAGCGGGTCGCGCAGGCGGCCACCTTCACCCGGGAGCGCATGGCCGACGCGCTCGCGATCGGACCGTCGCTGGAGGAGCTCGGCCACCGCGTGGCGCAGGAGAGGAAGAGCAGGACATGA
- a CDS encoding cation diffusion facilitator family transporter, whose product MHDHTHRIEAGDNRRLLSVSLAITASVFVVQVVGAILTGSLALLADAAHMLTDAAALLIALLASVVAARPADDRRTYGYQRAEVLGALVNGLVLLGLSVWIAIEAIGRLAAPQQAEVSGGWMLAVAVIGLAANAVAAWLLRHAQKRSMNVRGAYLEVLGDMLGSAAVIAAAVVILFTGWARADAIASLLIAAFIVPRALGLLWEVLSVLSEAAPQGTRVAEIRDHLMRAPGVREVHDVHVWQLTRGAPVFTAHVVVEQEVLDRGGSAALLTSLQDCLADHFDVEHSTFQLEAVGHEDRHAAHG is encoded by the coding sequence ATGCACGACCACACGCACCGGATCGAGGCGGGCGACAACAGGCGTCTGCTCTCCGTGTCGCTCGCCATCACGGCGTCGGTGTTCGTCGTGCAGGTCGTCGGGGCGATCCTGACCGGATCGCTCGCGCTGCTCGCCGACGCCGCGCACATGCTGACGGATGCCGCGGCGCTGCTGATCGCGCTGCTGGCGAGCGTCGTCGCCGCGCGGCCCGCTGACGACCGGCGCACCTACGGCTATCAGCGCGCCGAGGTGCTCGGCGCGCTCGTGAACGGGCTCGTGCTGCTCGGCCTGTCGGTCTGGATCGCGATCGAGGCGATCGGCCGGCTCGCCGCGCCGCAGCAGGCGGAGGTCTCGGGCGGCTGGATGCTCGCGGTCGCGGTCATCGGCCTCGCGGCGAACGCCGTCGCGGCGTGGCTGCTGCGGCACGCGCAGAAGCGCAGCATGAACGTGCGCGGGGCCTACCTCGAGGTGCTCGGCGACATGCTCGGCTCGGCGGCCGTGATCGCGGCGGCGGTCGTCATCCTGTTCACCGGATGGGCGCGGGCGGACGCGATCGCGTCGCTGCTCATCGCGGCGTTCATCGTGCCGCGCGCGCTCGGGCTGCTGTGGGAGGTGCTCTCGGTGCTGTCCGAGGCGGCGCCGCAGGGCACCAGGGTCGCCGAAATCCGCGACCACCTGATGCGCGCGCCGGGCGTGCGCGAGGTCCACGACGTGCACGTGTGGCAGCTGACCCGCGGCGCGCCCGTGTTCACGGCGCACGTCGTCGTGGAGCAGGAGGTGCTCGACCGCGGCGGGTCGGCGGCGCTGCTGACCTCGCTGCAGGACTGCCTCGCGGACCACTTCGACGTGGAGCACTCGACCTTCCAGCTCGAGGCCGTCGGCCACGAGGACCGTCACGCCGCGCACGGCTGA
- the rph gene encoding ribonuclease PH: protein MTTRADGRTPDQLRPITIERGWSSQAEGSALISFGGTKVLCTASFTHGVPRWLTGKGKGWVTAEYAMLPRATNERNDRESVKGRIGGRTHEISRLIGRALRAVIDTKALGENTIVIDCDVLQADGGTRTAAITGAYVALADAIEWGREKKFIGQKAHVLRDSVAAVSVGIIDGVPMLDLPYVEDVRAETDMNVVVTGSGKFVEVQGTAEGAPFDKAELDALLELALAGADELRVHQAAALDEPAAGA, encoded by the coding sequence ATGACCACTCGCGCCGACGGCCGCACGCCCGACCAGCTGCGCCCCATCACGATCGAGCGGGGCTGGAGCAGCCAGGCCGAGGGATCGGCGCTGATCAGCTTCGGCGGCACGAAGGTGCTGTGCACCGCGTCGTTCACGCACGGCGTGCCGCGCTGGCTGACCGGCAAGGGCAAGGGCTGGGTCACGGCCGAGTATGCGATGCTGCCGCGCGCGACGAACGAGCGCAACGACCGTGAGAGCGTCAAGGGCCGGATCGGCGGCCGCACACACGAGATATCGCGCCTGATCGGCCGCGCGCTGCGCGCCGTGATCGACACCAAGGCGCTCGGCGAGAACACCATCGTGATCGACTGCGACGTGCTGCAGGCGGACGGCGGCACGCGCACCGCGGCCATCACCGGCGCGTACGTCGCGCTCGCCGACGCGATCGAGTGGGGCCGCGAGAAGAAGTTCATCGGGCAGAAGGCGCACGTGCTGCGCGACTCGGTGGCCGCCGTGTCGGTGGGCATCATCGACGGCGTCCCGATGCTGGACCTGCCGTACGTGGAGGACGTGCGCGCCGAGACCGACATGAACGTCGTCGTCACGGGCAGCGGCAAGTTCGTCGAGGTGCAGGGCACCGCCGAGGGCGCGCCGTTCGACAAGGCCGAGCTCGACGCGCTGCTCGAGCTCGCCCTGGCCGGCGCGGACGAGCTGCGCGTGCACCAGGCCGCGGCGCTCGACGAGCCGGCCGCGGGGGCCTGA
- a CDS encoding AAA family ATPase, translating into MIRATYRDPERWNRTSQSPTRPVAPDADARYTADDLFAAAPPVQTALDEKLRRAYFWLVNRAVISPYYDVEFGLERATRFPLGDANAQLVLPAEQSYSSNALLPLLTFAVGGRCLLIGGPGRGKTTLAVLMGVLAGQSPADVRRDVQQGQPQMTISDLVGMPLPRDLVNAESLDGIRIAWRRWLDAPVKIVDEYNRIPTKTQSALLTMVAEGYVESHDQMHRTTPPGGIDSWYFTANDDAGGGTFPVIQALKDRMDVTVQSLGFNSRFFDELVTRVEAGERPEDHVPAELVFTPDDRIRMRAAIRATPLPPALRREIEFFVSQFEFAQHGGRMFEYRTKDVVATSGGDVAEVIGANSGADLQVDPGAQTLGSVSPRALQTLILYAKACAWFRGQKAVSREDVRAMVPFALRGKLRPNLQHPRFDAGSDRELATDHASWLLDLFDAACAEHRRLGGDRPDATAVLLEQFGDGVDGLDALAVSQRVTAVEARIAQIAATRKLYGRDFDELVALKYLHQRYTNYLRWLEAR; encoded by the coding sequence ATGATTCGCGCGACCTACCGGGACCCCGAGCGCTGGAACCGCACGTCGCAGTCCCCCACACGTCCGGTCGCCCCGGATGCGGACGCGAGGTACACGGCGGACGACCTGTTCGCCGCGGCGCCGCCGGTGCAGACCGCGCTGGACGAGAAGCTCCGCCGCGCGTACTTCTGGCTCGTGAACCGCGCGGTGATCTCGCCCTACTACGACGTGGAGTTCGGGCTCGAGCGCGCCACCCGCTTCCCGCTCGGCGACGCGAACGCGCAGCTCGTGCTGCCCGCCGAGCAGTCGTACTCCTCCAACGCGCTGCTGCCGCTGCTGACCTTTGCGGTCGGCGGGCGCTGCCTGCTGATCGGCGGGCCGGGCCGCGGCAAAACCACGCTGGCCGTGCTGATGGGCGTGCTCGCCGGTCAGTCCCCGGCCGACGTGCGCCGCGACGTGCAGCAGGGGCAGCCGCAGATGACGATCAGCGATCTGGTCGGCATGCCGCTGCCGCGCGACCTCGTGAACGCCGAGTCGCTCGACGGCATCCGGATCGCGTGGCGCCGCTGGCTCGACGCACCCGTGAAGATCGTGGACGAGTACAACCGGATCCCCACCAAGACGCAGTCGGCGCTGCTGACGATGGTGGCCGAGGGCTACGTCGAGAGCCACGACCAGATGCACCGCACCACGCCTCCCGGCGGCATCGACAGCTGGTACTTCACGGCCAACGACGACGCGGGCGGCGGCACCTTCCCCGTGATCCAGGCGCTCAAGGACCGCATGGACGTGACGGTGCAGTCGCTGGGCTTCAACAGCCGCTTCTTCGACGAGCTCGTCACGCGCGTGGAGGCCGGCGAGCGCCCCGAGGACCACGTCCCCGCCGAGCTCGTCTTCACCCCCGACGACCGGATCCGGATGCGCGCGGCGATCCGCGCCACTCCCCTGCCGCCGGCCCTGCGTCGCGAGATCGAGTTCTTCGTGTCGCAGTTCGAGTTCGCCCAGCACGGCGGGCGCATGTTCGAGTACCGCACGAAGGACGTCGTCGCCACGTCGGGCGGCGACGTCGCCGAGGTCATCGGGGCGAACAGCGGCGCGGATCTGCAGGTCGACCCCGGCGCGCAGACGCTCGGGTCGGTCTCCCCGCGCGCCCTGCAGACGCTGATCCTGTACGCGAAGGCATGCGCCTGGTTCCGCGGGCAGAAGGCCGTCTCGCGCGAGGACGTGCGCGCCATGGTGCCGTTCGCGCTGCGCGGCAAGCTGCGGCCCAACCTGCAGCATCCGCGGTTCGACGCGGGCAGCGACCGCGAGCTCGCGACGGATCACGCCAGCTGGCTGCTCGACCTGTTCGACGCGGCGTGCGCCGAGCACCGCCGCCTCGGCGGCGACCGTCCCGATGCGACCGCCGTGCTGCTCGAGCAGTTCGGCGACGGCGTCGACGGCCTGGACGCCCTCGCCGTCTCGCAGCGCGTCACGGCGGTGGAGGCGCGGATCGCGCAGATCGCGGCGACCAGGAAGCTCTACGGCCGCGACTTCGACGAGCTCGTCGCGCTGAAGTACCTGCACCAGCGGTACACGAACTACCTGCGCTGGCTGGAGGCACGATGA
- a CDS encoding ATP-dependent DNA ligase, giving the protein MAPDAGSQPQTVRIGGRRLRITNLDKVLYPDTGTTKGEVIDYVTRIAPVLLPHVAGRPVTRKRWVEGVGTADDPLPTFFAKDLERGAPDWVPRQAIQHSSGPKSYPLIDEVATLVYLAQVASLELHVPQWRFAPDGSPGNPDRMVLDLDPGPGVGLPECAEVARLARAILTDMGLDPLPVTSGSKGIHLYARLPGSQTSDQVSAVAKALAQALEADHPDLVVSSMSKAVRPGRVLVDWSQNNGKKTTIAPYSLRGRAQPWVAAPRTWDELDDPDLRHLLFDEVLERVERMGDPLAPIDAPDPDRALAPYVAKRDAAKTPEPMGGPVEPTVSGEPRFVIQRHEARRLHYDLRLERDGVLASWAVPKGVPETHGKNHLAVQTEDHPLAYATFEGDIPKGEYGAGHMDIWDTGTYALEKWRADEVIFTLHGTREPVRLALLRTSGEGEKSQWLLHRMKDQHPSDAAASEASRADAAETDRPGADAPDDDAAPRDESAEQAPALDSAPAPRSSRKRAPKPDSDAPAPSAPSGASVTAPTPMLATNATPALAHAMGGGSWAEMKWDGVRALGVWSGGELRLFARSGTDITARYPELTAPGAASFAADDAIVDGEIVALDERGRPSFSLLQNRMHLTKAGEIAAETRRTPARLYLFDVLAADGADLAGRPLSERREVLERIASGAGAAIDVPPVFDALDMALAIAREHDLEGVVAKDPASRYRAGRSERWMKLKLTRTQEVVIGGIRPGKGGRSGSIGSLLLGIPDDDGLRYVGRVGTGFSQRALARLQDQLEPLREDETSLHGVPALDARDALWVRPELVGEVEFSEWTAGGSMRHPRWRGLRADKTPADVVRES; this is encoded by the coding sequence ATGGCGCCCGACGCAGGATCGCAGCCGCAGACCGTGCGGATCGGCGGACGTCGCCTGCGCATCACGAACCTCGACAAGGTGCTCTACCCCGACACGGGCACGACCAAGGGCGAGGTGATCGACTACGTCACACGCATCGCGCCGGTGCTGCTGCCTCACGTGGCGGGCCGGCCCGTCACGCGCAAGCGCTGGGTGGAGGGCGTCGGCACGGCGGACGATCCGCTGCCGACGTTCTTCGCCAAGGACCTCGAGCGGGGCGCGCCCGACTGGGTGCCGCGCCAGGCGATCCAGCACTCCAGCGGCCCGAAGTCGTATCCGCTGATCGACGAGGTCGCGACGCTCGTCTACCTCGCGCAGGTCGCGAGCCTCGAGCTGCACGTGCCGCAGTGGCGCTTCGCGCCGGACGGATCGCCGGGGAATCCGGATCGCATGGTGCTCGACCTCGATCCCGGTCCCGGCGTCGGGCTGCCCGAGTGCGCCGAGGTCGCGCGGCTGGCCCGCGCGATCCTGACCGACATGGGGCTCGATCCCCTGCCCGTCACGAGCGGCAGCAAGGGCATCCACCTGTACGCGCGCCTTCCCGGGTCGCAGACGAGCGACCAGGTCTCCGCGGTCGCCAAGGCGCTCGCGCAGGCGCTCGAGGCCGACCACCCCGACCTCGTGGTCAGCTCGATGAGCAAGGCCGTGCGCCCCGGGCGGGTGCTCGTCGACTGGAGCCAGAACAACGGCAAGAAGACGACGATCGCGCCGTACTCGCTCCGTGGCCGCGCGCAGCCGTGGGTCGCCGCCCCGCGCACGTGGGACGAACTCGACGACCCGGATCTCCGCCACCTGCTGTTCGACGAGGTACTCGAGCGCGTCGAGCGGATGGGCGATCCGCTCGCACCGATCGACGCGCCCGATCCCGACCGCGCGCTGGCGCCCTACGTCGCCAAGCGCGACGCCGCGAAGACGCCCGAGCCGATGGGCGGACCCGTCGAGCCCACGGTGAGCGGCGAGCCGCGGTTCGTGATCCAGCGGCACGAGGCCCGGCGGCTGCACTACGACCTGCGGCTCGAGCGCGACGGCGTGCTCGCGAGCTGGGCGGTGCCGAAGGGCGTGCCCGAGACCCATGGCAAGAACCACCTCGCCGTGCAGACCGAGGACCATCCGCTCGCCTACGCGACCTTCGAGGGCGACATCCCCAAGGGCGAGTACGGCGCGGGCCACATGGACATCTGGGACACCGGCACGTACGCGCTCGAGAAGTGGCGCGCCGACGAGGTGATCTTCACGCTGCACGGCACGCGCGAGCCCGTGCGTCTGGCCCTGCTGCGCACGAGCGGCGAGGGTGAGAAGTCGCAGTGGCTGCTGCACCGCATGAAGGACCAGCACCCCTCCGATGCGGCGGCGAGCGAGGCGTCGCGGGCCGATGCGGCGGAAACCGACAGGCCGGGCGCCGATGCGCCGGACGACGATGCGGCGCCGCGCGACGAATCAGCGGAACAGGCGCCGGCGCTCGACTCCGCTCCCGCGCCACGGTCAAGCAGGAAGCGCGCGCCGAAGCCGGACTCCGACGCACCCGCCCCGTCCGCCCCGTCCGGCGCATCGGTCACCGCTCCGACGCCCATGCTCGCCACCAACGCGACCCCTGCCCTGGCGCACGCGATGGGCGGCGGCTCCTGGGCGGAGATGAAGTGGGACGGCGTGCGCGCGCTCGGCGTCTGGTCCGGCGGCGAGCTGCGCCTGTTCGCGCGCAGCGGCACCGACATCACCGCGCGCTACCCCGAGCTGACCGCGCCCGGGGCGGCGTCCTTCGCGGCCGACGACGCGATCGTCGACGGGGAGATCGTGGCGCTCGACGAGCGCGGGCGCCCGAGCTTCTCCCTGCTGCAGAACCGGATGCACCTCACCAAGGCGGGCGAGATCGCGGCCGAGACGCGCCGCACCCCCGCCCGCCTGTACCTGTTCGACGTGCTCGCCGCCGACGGAGCCGACCTCGCCGGCCGCCCGCTCTCCGAGCGCCGCGAGGTGCTCGAACGCATCGCTTCGGGCGCGGGCGCGGCCATCGATGTGCCGCCCGTGTTCGACGCCCTGGACATGGCGCTCGCGATCGCCCGCGAGCACGACCTCGAGGGCGTGGTCGCGAAGGACCCGGCCTCCCGCTACCGCGCGGGCCGCTCCGAGCGCTGGATGAAGCTCAAGCTCACCCGTACGCAGGAGGTGGTGATCGGCGGCATCCGCCCCGGCAAGGGCGGCAGATCCGGATCCATCGGCTCGCTGCTGCTCGGCATCCCCGACGACGACGGACTGCGGTACGTGGGCCGTGTCGGCACCGGCTTCAGCCAGCGTGCGCTGGCGCGACTGCAGGACCAGCTCGAGCCGCTGCGCGAAGACGAGACCTCGCTGCACGGCGTTCCCGCGCTCGACGCGCGCGACGCACTCTGGGTGCGACCCGAGCTCGTGGGCGAGGTGGAGTTCTCCGAATGGACGGCGGGCGGCAGCATGCGCCATCCGCGCTGGCGGGGCCTGCGCGCCGACAAGACGCCGGCCGACGTCGTCCGGGAGTCCTGA
- a CDS encoding DUF4190 domain-containing protein: MALVGGFFIGLLGVIAGAIALRQIKKSGERGRGLAIGGIVVGSLNMLAGIIAIILLVVAFLAAASAAESLSEQPQSSVSEPATAPEEDGAAGTEDGAAPSAELCAAVTGLSSIDQSDLTAGSADAMAALEALAAAPGDNQETYGQIVDFMNDPASLTAEEQQQLSTDFATALQEDALACM; this comes from the coding sequence ATCGCGCTGGTGGGCGGCTTCTTCATCGGCCTGCTCGGCGTCATCGCGGGAGCGATCGCGCTGCGGCAGATCAAGAAGAGCGGCGAGCGCGGCCGCGGCCTGGCGATCGGCGGCATCGTGGTCGGCTCGCTGAACATGCTCGCCGGCATCATCGCGATCATCCTGCTCGTGGTCGCCTTCCTGGCCGCCGCCTCCGCGGCCGAATCCCTGTCGGAGCAGCCACAGAGCTCCGTCAGCGAGCCGGCCACCGCCCCCGAGGAAGACGGCGCCGCCGGCACGGAAGACGGGGCGGCTCCCAGCGCGGAGCTGTGCGCCGCCGTCACGGGGCTCTCGAGCATCGACCAGTCGGACCTCACCGCCGGCAGCGCCGACGCGATGGCCGCGCTCGAGGCGCTCGCGGCCGCGCCGGGCGACAACCAGGAGACCTACGGCCAGATCGTGGACTTCATGAACGACCCGGCTTCGCTCACGGCCGAGGAGCAGCAGCAGCTGTCCACGGACTTCGCCACGGCGCTCCAGGAGGATGCGCTCGCCTGCATGTGA
- the pnuC gene encoding nicotinamide riboside transporter PnuC, with protein MGEWLAQHWIDIAGFATGAACVFLSWRRSVWNFPIGIANSALFLVVTFQAALFATAGLQVVFIVLSLLGWWAWVRARAAERQAGAARDEAFVRRTPRRAILPLAAGGVALTALLTWLLSSYTPSSMPLPDAAVVAGSLIAQFMLNRRWIQTWYVWIAVDVAYVAIYAATGLWLFAVLYLGFIAMCVAGLVSWRRAERDAASAAAKPEPAYA; from the coding sequence ATGGGGGAATGGCTGGCCCAGCACTGGATCGACATCGCCGGGTTCGCGACGGGGGCCGCCTGCGTGTTCCTCTCGTGGCGGCGGAGCGTGTGGAACTTCCCGATCGGGATCGCCAATTCGGCGCTGTTCCTCGTCGTCACGTTCCAGGCGGCGCTGTTCGCCACGGCGGGGCTGCAGGTGGTGTTCATCGTGCTGTCGCTGCTCGGCTGGTGGGCGTGGGTCCGCGCCCGTGCCGCGGAGCGTCAGGCGGGCGCCGCGCGCGACGAGGCGTTCGTGCGCCGCACGCCGCGCCGCGCGATCCTGCCGCTCGCGGCCGGCGGCGTCGCCCTCACGGCGCTGCTCACCTGGCTGCTCTCGTCGTACACGCCGTCCAGCATGCCGCTGCCGGACGCCGCGGTGGTCGCCGGGAGCCTGATCGCGCAGTTCATGCTCAACCGGCGCTGGATCCAGACCTGGTACGTCTGGATCGCGGTCGACGTCGCATACGTCGCGATCTACGCCGCCACCGGGCTGTGGCTGTTCGCGGTGCTCTACCTCGGCTTCATCGCGATGTGCGTCGCGGGGCTCGTGTCGTGGCGTCGCGCCGAGCGCGATGCGGCGAGCGCGGCCGCGAAGCCGGAGCCCGCGTATGCGTGA
- a CDS encoding LysE family transporter produces the protein MTLSLWLALVGAGVVISLTPGAGAVNTMSNAIVAGWRRSLWGILGQQVALVLHIVIVAAGLGVLVTSSPILFEIIRYVGAAYLIYLGVRQFLAKPEPAAEQGGPVLVRESGWSMLRRGLLVNLTNPKAIVFFLAFVPQFIRPDQPVLTQYSVLAATVVLIDILVMWFVFATAARAIARLTRSERGQKVLGRVFGSLFVGVGVLLAAVH, from the coding sequence GTGACCCTCTCGCTCTGGCTGGCCCTCGTGGGCGCCGGAGTCGTCATCTCCCTCACTCCCGGTGCGGGCGCGGTCAACACCATGTCGAACGCGATCGTCGCAGGCTGGCGCCGATCGCTATGGGGCATCCTCGGCCAGCAGGTGGCGCTCGTCCTGCACATCGTGATCGTCGCGGCCGGTCTGGGCGTGCTCGTGACGAGCTCGCCGATCCTGTTCGAGATCATCCGCTACGTCGGCGCGGCCTACCTGATCTACCTCGGCGTGCGGCAGTTCCTCGCCAAGCCGGAGCCCGCGGCCGAGCAGGGCGGGCCGGTGCTCGTGCGCGAGAGCGGCTGGTCGATGCTGCGTCGCGGACTGCTCGTGAACCTCACGAACCCCAAGGCGATCGTGTTCTTCCTCGCGTTCGTGCCGCAGTTCATCCGCCCGGATCAGCCCGTCCTGACCCAGTACTCGGTGCTCGCGGCCACGGTCGTGCTGATCGACATCCTCGTGATGTGGTTCGTCTTCGCCACCGCCGCGCGGGCGATCGCCCGCCTCACGCGCAGCGAGCGGGGCCAGAAGGTGCTGGGGCGGGTGTTCGGGTCGCTGTTCGTCGGCGTCGGCGTGCTGCTCGCCGCCGTGCACTGA
- the rdgB gene encoding RdgB/HAM1 family non-canonical purine NTP pyrophosphatase, with protein MAQIVLATHNAHKVSEFQSIVARVRPDLEVVSYDGPGPVEDGTTFAANALIKARAAAAHTGLPALADDSGICVDVLGGSPGVFSAYWAGHAKDDRANLALLLDQLSDIRDPYRGAHYNSTIALVTPSGAEHTVEGLWPGRLAETPRGEAGFGYDPVFIPADQDGAERTVAQWTAGEKNAVSHRARAFVALEPLLATL; from the coding sequence GTGGCGCAGATCGTCCTCGCGACGCACAACGCGCACAAGGTCTCCGAGTTCCAGTCGATCGTCGCGCGCGTCCGCCCCGACCTCGAGGTCGTGTCGTACGACGGCCCCGGGCCGGTCGAGGACGGCACGACGTTCGCGGCGAACGCGCTGATCAAGGCGCGTGCGGCCGCCGCCCACACCGGCCTGCCCGCGCTCGCGGACGACTCGGGCATCTGCGTGGACGTGCTCGGCGGATCGCCCGGCGTGTTCTCGGCGTACTGGGCCGGTCATGCGAAGGACGACCGCGCGAACCTCGCGCTGCTGCTGGATCAGCTGTCTGACATTCGCGATCCGTACCGCGGCGCGCACTACAACTCGACGATCGCGCTCGTGACCCCGTCCGGGGCCGAGCACACGGTGGAGGGGCTCTGGCCCGGTCGCCTCGCGGAGACGCCGCGCGGCGAGGCCGGGTTCGGCTACGACCCGGTGTTCATCCCCGCGGATCAGGATGGCGCCGAGCGAACGGTGGCGCAGTGGACCGCGGGGGAGAAGAACGCGGTCTCGCACCGAGCCCGCGCCTTCGTTGCGCTCGAGCCGCTGCTCGCGACGCTCTGA